A section of the Primulina eburnea isolate SZY01 chromosome 1, ASM2296580v1, whole genome shotgun sequence genome encodes:
- the LOC140804916 gene encoding uncharacterized protein — MEGNNSLDHVIRRVSMENSLNFFPDFPSFPMQESHHTLQPSTVPTAGNSPLNPEIDPLFPMELWPQISRALKERVRAVLDQENRHPPSPTSGPSARNHPLQQDVFYPDDIRHQNLAPTGNSAIYSHLHRQVSRDPLCPGGESFWDSRLTDYGSRLNPSFPDELPLEAKFARLNFSEDLERPLLSELLSVYGGAAPERRNSSSLNWLRGNEQPPQFSYGDLQALRARAAADGFTLPQAYPTFKDPFLNPDSYWVNRDSNGFNNIFGDTNAYNRGMNISGGYDPLNGFDFSKHISLSMNGVNSNNSVSSIPSASRNRYIHGSEQMVTYSSIEDLKGRVFSEPISQYGCRLLRQKLDERKPEDIQMIFSEVKDHVHTLMSDRFGNSVIQKLFEVCDQDQMSQLVSLFTADRDLLSAVCLEPQGYQSMQKFVECLMAPEQISGMISIFRQITVRLVNNPIGSRVIRHCLEIFPVEETEVFVAQLHPIFL, encoded by the exons ATGGAAGGAAATAATAGTCTTGATCATGTTATTCGACGAGTGTCGATGGAGAATTCGTTGAACTTTTTCCCGGATTTCCCCAGCTTTCCGATGCAAGAAAGCCATCATACGCTGCAGCCGTCTACTGTTCCGACCGCCGGAAACAGTCCTCTCAACCCAGAAATCGACCCCCTCTTCCCCATGGAGTTGTGGCCTCAGATCAGTCGCGCATTGAAGGAGAGAGTCCGGGCAGTGCTTGATCAAGAAAACCGTCATCCTCCATCTCCGACCTCTGGGCCCTCCGCAAGAAACCACCCTCTTCAGCAGGATGTTTTCTACCCCGACGACATCAGGCATCAGAATCTTGCACCGACGGGAAACAGTGCCATCTATTCACACCTCCATCGGCAGGTCAGTAGGGATCCGTTGTGCCCCGGCGGCGAAAGCTTTTGGGATTCCCGGTTGACTGATTATGGTTCTCGTCTAAACCCTAGTTTTCCTGACGAACTTCCCCTCGAAGCCAAATTCGCCCGACTTAATTTCTCGGAAGATCTTGAACGACCGCTTTTATCGGAGCTGCTGTCTGTTTATGGCGGGGCCGCCCCCGAACGTCGGAACAGTTCATCACTTAATTGGCTTCGTGGGAACGAACAACCACCACAGTTTTCGTATGGAGACCTGCAGGCACTGAGGGCTCGCGCTGCTGCAGACGGGTTTACGCTACCCCAAGCCTATCCAACTTTCAAAGATCCTTTTCTGAATCCGGATTCATATTGGGTGAATAGAGATTCCAATggatttaataatatttttggagATACTAATGCATATAATCGAGGGATGAATATCAGCGGCGGCTACGATCCTCTTAATGGCTTCGACTTTTCGAAGCACATATCACTTTCCATGAACGGGGTTAACTCGAACAACTCGGTATCATCGATCCCTTCTGCTTCTCGCAACCGTTACATCCATGGTTCCGAACAAATGGTTACTTATTCTTCTATAGAAGATTTGAAGGGCAGGGTGTTTTCGGAACCAATAAGTCAATATGGTTGTCGATTATTGCGTCAAAAACTCGATGAAAGGAAACCGGAGGACATCCAGATGATCTTCTCGGAGGTGAAAGATCACGTACATACGTTGATGTCTGATCGATTCGGTAATTCTGTAATTCAAAAGCTCTTCGAAGTCTGCGACCAAGACCAGATGTCACAGTTGGTTTCTTTGTTTACTGCCGATCGCGACTTACTCTCGGCTGTCTGCCTCGAACCTCAAGG ATATCAGTCCATGCAGAAGTTTGTCGAGTGTCTCATGGCACCAGAGCAAATATCTGGTATGATATCCATCTTCCGACAGATCACGGTTCGGCTTGTGAACAACCCGATTGGTTCTCGGGTCATTCGGCATTGCTTGGAGATCTTCCCTGTTGAAGAAACTGAGGTATTTGTTGCCCAACTTCATCCTATTTTTTTGTGA